Genomic window (Eremothecium sinecaudum strain ATCC 58844 chromosome VI, complete sequence):
CCTGATCTTGGTCTCTCCACTTCGGGTATTCTTTTAAAAATCTGCCGTACAGTGGCTCCTGCATAACTGACAAATCATCGTCGACTATACTCCTCCCGCTAACAATCAATATAGATGGAGCCATCCACTTACATACCTTTGCTTGGAAGGATCTCATAGAAAAACCAGCTTCCCTTGCGACAAATAACTTCTGTAAGATATCGCGCGATAAGTTCCCCGACCAGAGAGTCCCCATTTGTGCTAAAAATCCATCAGAAAGCAAGTAGCGATCAGAATCCTCTTCAAGTTTGCGATGCTCCTTTGTCTCAAAGTCACGATGCCTACTATCCACATGATCAAGATAATAGACTAGTGGCTGGAATAAATGCGGCGCAACAGTTGAAACAACGTCTTTAAATTGGGCTGCTGTGATTATCGTATTTTTACCAAGTCCCGAAGAACTCCCAGAAGGATCCATACTGCGTACGATGTTTAAGGCGCGCCTTTCGTAGTTCTTCGATTTACGGTACGAAAACAAACCAAATGTATCATGCCCGGAAGAGCAACACGTAGAAAGCTGAAGCAAAAAGCTGATAAACTGAACAAGATCGCTGCCTGGGAGTTTGAGACTCTCAAGATCGACACCGTCGAAATTAGCGATTACCGGTCCCAATTTTATGCCGATATTGGTAATCTCCGTAGGATTTGCATACATGGGCTTGTCTTTATATGccaaaaataaaaataacCAGCCAAAGTAATCATAGCCTTTCAAAGAAGTATACTTCACTGCTCTGCGTGGGTCCAATAGTAATCGAGCTTTGAGCAAACTGTTATATGTTACCTTTCCCCTCTTAACGCTATTCACCAATGGAAAGGCTGTGACATTTTCAAGGATCCTAGACAATAAGGATACCATTATGGGATCAGCGGAGACTCCGAATACCCTCTCAATTGCATCACTATTCATTAAATCATTCGTAGCAGTAGTATCTCCTATAA
Coding sequences:
- the RTC5 gene encoding Rtc5p (Syntenic homolog of Ashbya gossypii AER258C; Syntenic homolog of Saccharomyces cerevisiae YOR118W (RTC5)), which produces MGQQSSTPSNSGGSPVPVFESKDAIMKFMNERAVRKFSSADRIAFQAFIGDTTATNDLMNSDAIERVFGVSADPIMVSLLSRILENVTAFPLVNSVKRGKVTYNSLLKARLLLDPRRAVKYTSLKGYDYFGWLFLFLAYKDKPMYANPTEITNIGIKLGPVIANFDGVDLESLKLPGSDLVQFISFLLQLSTCCSSGHDTFGLFSYRKSKNYERRALNIVRSMDPSGSSSGLGKNTIITAAQFKDVVSTVAPHLFQPLVYYLDHVDSRHRDFETKEHRKLEEDSDRYLLSDGFLAQMGTLWSGNLSRDILQKLFVAREAGFSMRSFQAKVCKWMAPSILIVSGRSIVDDDLSVMQEPLYGRFLKEYPKWRDQDQDPDYMTKKKKTLVFAVFVNDPWKVTNKDLFGGAETTIMQLAPVQEIFKATRTGNIYFNTIGGGIGIGSSQPVIKASAKKYQPGDVSLTIDPSLEVGVFRHVGPHGSMSPGQLLSKRGQANKCFEYRFKVQDIEVWGLGGTKELEEQRKQWIWEEAESQRRKNVNINGFGEERALLELAGLVGQHQGGGSV